Proteins found in one Bacteroidales bacterium genomic segment:
- a CDS encoding PKD domain-containing protein, protein MKKTVLLSIAFIFFHFMGYSQQRIPVKSSLTRINDAYSEKISFTGIRTGLEARFTADIRSGVRPLTVQFTDESLGNPVSWLWDFGDSGTSAEQNPSHVFLTEGKYSVKLTISDGSNTYTLEKENYITVLLEQPACDTLDFPFAGTYTYYLVTGDNTGYVSGNNSFGDKAKANYFSAYPEKIEIQGLLLEFAVAVQGSGNTTSVTFALWDNTGAQGAPGAIRKSASIPLSQIVEDVSENTFTYVPFDDPLYITAPFYAGVILPSSSGDTVALWTNTDGDAASGIGWEQWSDDGWLPYSDAELGWNLKIANAIFPVVCASSQGREELLKAEDILIYPNPATDKVTLRFNNPNLSTVKIKLYNIMGGLMDSFIINPLQTASSTISLQGYTKGLYFMILETGNQKITRKIHVV, encoded by the coding sequence ATGAAAAAAACAGTTTTACTCTCTATCGCATTCATCTTTTTTCATTTCATGGGTTATTCACAGCAGCGGATCCCGGTGAAAAGTTCCCTGACAAGGATCAATGATGCGTACTCCGAAAAAATTTCCTTTACCGGCATCAGGACCGGACTTGAAGCCAGGTTCACAGCCGATATTCGTTCCGGAGTCCGGCCGCTGACGGTCCAGTTTACGGATGAATCGCTGGGAAATCCTGTTTCCTGGTTATGGGATTTCGGCGACAGCGGAACCAGCGCTGAGCAAAATCCTTCCCACGTATTTCTCACGGAAGGTAAATACAGCGTCAAACTCACCATTTCCGACGGGTCGAACACCTACACGCTCGAAAAGGAAAACTACATCACCGTCTTGCTGGAGCAGCCAGCCTGCGATACGCTGGACTTTCCCTTTGCCGGCACCTACACCTATTACCTGGTCACCGGCGACAATACCGGCTATGTCTCGGGTAACAACAGCTTCGGGGATAAGGCAAAAGCCAATTATTTTTCTGCCTATCCTGAGAAAATTGAAATTCAGGGACTTCTGCTTGAATTTGCTGTTGCTGTCCAGGGTTCCGGTAACACCACTTCCGTCACTTTTGCCCTATGGGACAATACGGGAGCACAGGGCGCCCCGGGTGCCATCAGAAAGAGCGCTTCGATCCCGCTGTCGCAGATTGTCGAGGATGTGAGCGAGAATACGTTCACCTATGTGCCGTTTGATGATCCTCTCTACATCACTGCTCCCTTTTACGCGGGAGTGATCCTGCCGTCATCATCCGGGGATACCGTTGCTCTGTGGACGAACACCGACGGGGACGCCGCATCGGGCATCGGATGGGAGCAATGGTCGGATGATGGTTGGCTACCTTATTCCGATGCAGAACTTGGATGGAATTTAAAGATAGCAAACGCCATCTTCCCCGTCGTTTGTGCTTCATCTCAGGGCAGGGAAGAGTTGCTGAAGGCGGAGGACATTCTTATCTATCCGAATCCCGCGACCGATAAGGTTACCCTCAGATTCAACAATCCGAATCTCAGCACGGTCAAAATTAAATTGTACAACATCATGGGCGGATTGATGGATTCGTTCATTATCAATCCGTTGCAGACTGCCTCATCCACCATTTCCCTCCAGGGGTATACCAAGGGCCTGTACTTCATGATCCTTGAAACGGGAAATCAGAAGATCACCAGGAAAATCCACGTGGTCTGA
- the mtnA gene encoding S-methyl-5-thioribose-1-phosphate isomerase: protein MKVQGKDYRTIWMEGYSVCMINQLLLPFHFTINESHTYQETCTAIYEMVVRGAGAIGAAAGFAMAQACLQAPAAGYQDFIANARKEIESTRPTARDLFSAVERVFDAGLISPARALSKAEEIADKNALDGKHIGEYGQELIRDGFRIQTHCNAGWLGLVDYGSALAPVYLAYRSGKKLFVWVDETRPRNQGARLTAWELQQEQVPFALIADNAGAYLMSKGEIDLVIVGADRIAANGDVANKIGTLAVAIAAREFDVPFYVAAPTTTFDLSCKDGAGVVIEERDPSEVLYIKGLDEETGRLAEVSVCPPGTQARNPAFDVTPAKLIKGIITERGIISPSRESIRKIVR from the coding sequence ATGAAGGTCCAGGGAAAAGATTACCGGACCATCTGGATGGAAGGATACAGCGTCTGTATGATCAATCAGTTGCTCCTTCCTTTTCATTTTACAATAAATGAATCCCATACCTATCAGGAAACCTGTACGGCCATTTATGAAATGGTGGTCCGCGGGGCAGGCGCTATAGGTGCGGCCGCCGGTTTTGCCATGGCCCAGGCCTGCCTGCAGGCACCCGCTGCAGGGTACCAGGATTTCATCGCGAATGCCAGAAAGGAAATTGAATCCACCCGCCCGACCGCCCGTGATCTTTTTTCCGCTGTCGAACGTGTATTTGATGCGGGTTTGATCTCACCCGCCCGGGCCCTTTCAAAGGCGGAGGAAATAGCGGATAAGAATGCCCTGGATGGCAAACACATCGGGGAATATGGACAGGAGCTGATCAGGGATGGATTTCGCATACAAACCCATTGTAATGCAGGCTGGCTGGGCCTGGTCGACTACGGGAGCGCACTGGCACCTGTCTACCTGGCATACCGCTCGGGCAAGAAACTCTTTGTATGGGTGGATGAGACACGCCCCCGGAACCAGGGCGCCCGGCTGACAGCCTGGGAGCTGCAACAGGAGCAAGTTCCCTTTGCCCTCATCGCCGACAATGCAGGTGCTTACCTGATGTCGAAAGGGGAGATTGACCTGGTCATCGTCGGTGCTGACCGGATCGCAGCTAATGGCGATGTTGCCAATAAGATTGGCACACTGGCCGTTGCAATCGCTGCCCGTGAATTTGATGTGCCTTTTTACGTAGCTGCACCAACAACCACGTTCGACCTCTCCTGTAAGGACGGTGCCGGTGTGGTCATTGAAGAACGGGATCCATCGGAAGTACTCTACATCAAAGGGCTTGATGAAGAGACCGGTCGTTTGGCGGAAGTATCCGTTTGCCCGCCGGGAACCCAGGCCCGGAATCCCGCTTTCGACGTTACCCCGGCAAAACTGATCAAAGGCATCATCACCGAACGAGGGATCATCTCACCTTCACGGGAATCCATCAGGAAAATAGTACGCTAA
- a CDS encoding FtsX-like permease family protein, whose product MNLPFYIAKRYLFSRKSHHIINIISGISVAGVTIGTMALIIILSVFNGFESLVITLFNSFDPDLKIEAVQGKTFTPEELPSEEIKHLPGVIRFTEVVEENALLKYKNKQYIATIKGVSPDFADQHVLDSMIIEGELVLKRGKYSQGILGLGVAYYLGIQLNDPFNAISVYVPKRTKKTLTSLEDAFNSDMLVPAGIFSIQQDFDAKYIIVPVEFARNLLEYTGEVTAVEIGLSPEADREHLQQKIAALAGNGFTVKNRYQQQEMLYKIMKSEKLAIFLILSFVLFIATFNIVGSLSMLIIDKKKDIVVLQSMGADHPLIKRIFMAEGLLISLSGAIFGLLLGGFICWLQQQFGLVPLEGGSESFVIDAYPVEMRATDFIYVFLTVFAIGLLAAWYPVRQISGKYLQQKLA is encoded by the coding sequence TTGAACCTCCCGTTTTACATAGCGAAAAGATACCTGTTTTCGAGGAAATCCCACCATATCATCAACATCATATCAGGGATTTCCGTGGCAGGGGTTACCATCGGTACGATGGCACTGATCATCATCCTTTCGGTTTTCAATGGTTTTGAAAGCCTGGTGATCACGCTGTTCAATTCATTCGATCCCGATCTGAAAATTGAGGCGGTGCAGGGTAAGACATTCACACCTGAGGAACTTCCTTCGGAGGAAATTAAACACTTACCCGGTGTCATCCGGTTTACGGAAGTGGTCGAAGAAAACGCCCTGTTAAAATATAAGAACAAACAGTATATTGCAACCATCAAGGGGGTTTCACCGGATTTTGCCGATCAGCATGTACTTGATTCAATGATCATTGAAGGAGAACTGGTATTGAAACGGGGGAAATATTCCCAGGGAATCCTTGGCCTCGGCGTAGCGTATTACCTGGGCATACAGCTGAACGACCCTTTTAATGCCATCTCGGTTTATGTTCCAAAGCGGACCAAAAAGACCCTGACAAGCCTCGAGGATGCTTTCAACAGCGATATGCTTGTCCCGGCCGGGATCTTTTCCATCCAGCAGGATTTTGACGCAAAGTACATCATTGTTCCCGTCGAGTTTGCCAGGAACCTGCTGGAGTATACCGGCGAGGTCACTGCCGTTGAAATCGGATTATCTCCGGAGGCCGACAGGGAACACCTCCAGCAAAAGATCGCAGCGCTTGCCGGAAACGGATTTACGGTCAAGAACCGGTACCAGCAACAGGAAATGCTCTATAAGATCATGAAATCGGAGAAACTGGCCATATTCCTGATCCTTTCGTTTGTCTTGTTCATTGCCACATTCAACATTGTCGGCTCTCTGTCGATGCTGATCATTGATAAGAAAAAGGACATTGTCGTTTTGCAGAGCATGGGGGCCGACCATCCGCTGATCAAAAGGATATTTATGGCCGAAGGGCTGCTGATCTCGCTGTCAGGAGCCATTTTCGGATTGCTGCTGGGAGGATTCATCTGCTGGCTCCAGCAACAGTTTGGCCTTGTCCCGCTGGAAGGGGGAAGCGAATCGTTCGTGATCGACGCCTATCCCGTTGAAATGAGAGCGACCGACTTTATTTATGTTTTTCTTACCGTTTTTGCCATTGGCCTGCTGGCCGCCTGGTATCCGGTACGGCAGATCTCCGGAAAATACCTCCAACAAAAGCTGGCTTAA
- a CDS encoding M20 family metallopeptidase, whose protein sequence is MDNLPGKIRELAKSFYQDTVLIRRHFHAHPELSCQEFGTADFIAGRLTAYGIPFTRNVAGTGLVALIQGGGNQGRVVALRADMDALSIQEENDVPYRSQVPGVMHACGHDVHLASLLGAARILQQLSRSLKGSVKLLFQPSEETYPGGAIRMIEEGVLENPHVDCIIGQHVYPGLDAGKVGMKPGKYMASSDEFYVTIRGRGGHAATPELNIDPIVISAHVILALQQITSRLAPPILPTVVSVGRVLADGRVNIIPDEVRLEGIIRTFDNAWREKVHGHLVRIVTTVTEAMGGSCKVNIAPGYPFLINDDALTHRVKSYSTDFLGKGNVRDLEMRMTSEDFAYYSHVIPACFYRLGIRNEARGIVSNLHTSTFDVDEKCLETGMGLMAWLAINELKS, encoded by the coding sequence ATGGATAACCTGCCTGGCAAGATCAGGGAACTCGCCAAATCCTTTTATCAGGACACGGTTCTCATCCGAAGGCACTTCCATGCACACCCTGAACTATCCTGCCAGGAATTTGGCACGGCTGATTTCATAGCCGGCAGGCTGACCGCTTACGGGATCCCATTTACCCGCAATGTGGCCGGAACAGGCCTGGTCGCCCTGATCCAGGGCGGAGGGAATCAGGGTAGGGTGGTTGCGCTGCGGGCAGATATGGATGCCCTGTCCATTCAGGAAGAAAATGACGTACCCTATCGCTCTCAGGTTCCCGGGGTGATGCACGCCTGCGGACATGATGTCCATCTGGCTTCGCTGCTGGGTGCCGCCCGGATTCTTCAGCAGCTGTCCCGCAGCCTGAAGGGGTCGGTCAAGCTGCTTTTTCAACCCTCTGAGGAAACCTATCCGGGCGGCGCCATACGAATGATCGAAGAGGGGGTGCTGGAAAATCCACATGTCGACTGCATCATCGGACAGCATGTTTATCCCGGTCTTGATGCTGGCAAAGTCGGAATGAAACCGGGCAAATACATGGCTTCATCCGACGAATTTTATGTGACGATCCGGGGTCGGGGAGGACATGCTGCCACCCCTGAGCTGAACATTGATCCCATTGTCATCTCTGCCCACGTGATCCTTGCTCTTCAGCAAATCACCAGCCGGCTTGCCCCGCCCATTTTACCCACGGTAGTCTCTGTCGGGAGGGTTCTGGCCGACGGAAGGGTCAACATCATCCCCGACGAGGTGCGCCTGGAAGGTATCATCCGAACCTTTGACAACGCCTGGAGAGAGAAGGTTCATGGGCATCTTGTCCGGATTGTCACCACCGTTACGGAAGCCATGGGAGGTTCCTGCAAGGTGAACATTGCCCCGGGCTACCCTTTTCTGATTAATGACGATGCCCTGACTCACAGGGTGAAAAGCTATTCGACGGATTTCCTGGGAAAGGGAAACGTTCGTGATCTTGAAATGCGGATGACCTCTGAGGACTTTGCCTATTATTCCCACGTGATCCCTGCCTGCTTTTACCGGCTGGGAATTCGCAATGAAGCGCGTGGAATTGTGTCGAATCTGCATACTTCCACATTTGATGTAGATGAAAAATGCCTCGAAACGGGTATGGGACTTATGGCCTGGTTAGCCATTAACGAGCTGAAATCCTGA
- a CDS encoding universal stress protein: MMHRFLQTILVPIDFSDLAVDVIQMATNLAKAFNGSIRLVHVVSPQYPYYVGLEMSTEIIQDIEAEDMHKIENDLKAMELFIQQKDIEVSSVLLEGKKVSAIIEESERIEADLIVIGSETLGLFSRTFLGSVSEGVLRKASCPVLIVQERESQG; encoded by the coding sequence ATGATGCATCGATTTTTACAAACCATTCTTGTCCCGATCGACTTTTCAGATCTGGCAGTGGATGTCATTCAGATGGCCACCAACCTGGCCAAAGCCTTCAATGGTTCCATACGCCTGGTTCATGTCGTCTCACCCCAGTATCCCTACTATGTGGGATTGGAAATGAGTACGGAGATCATACAGGATATCGAGGCTGAAGACATGCATAAGATTGAAAATGACCTCAAGGCAATGGAGTTATTCATTCAGCAAAAGGACATTGAAGTTTCCTCCGTATTGCTGGAAGGGAAGAAGGTCAGTGCGATCATTGAAGAGAGCGAACGGATAGAAGCCGATCTGATCGTCATCGGATCTGAAACGCTGGGTCTCTTTTCCCGTACTTTTCTGGGAAGTGTGAGCGAAGGGGTACTTCGTAAAGCCAGCTGCCCGGTGCTCATCGTTCAGGAGAGGGAATCCCAGGGCTGA
- a CDS encoding ribosome-binding factor A — METTRQQKVSRLIQKVSAEFFRVESQNLFDGAMITVTKVYVTKDMSLARIYLSLFATQDKQKLILTIRQHTRDIRRYVGNVLRNQLRLIPELEFFEDDSLDYIDNIERLLHT, encoded by the coding sequence ATGGAAACCACACGGCAGCAAAAAGTCTCCAGGCTTATCCAGAAGGTAAGTGCAGAATTTTTCAGGGTTGAAAGCCAGAATCTTTTTGACGGGGCCATGATCACCGTCACAAAGGTCTATGTGACCAAAGACATGTCCCTGGCCAGGATCTACCTGAGCCTGTTTGCCACTCAAGACAAACAGAAATTGATCCTGACAATCAGGCAACATACCCGGGACATCCGGCGGTACGTGGGCAATGTCCTGAGAAACCAGTTGCGCCTCATCCCTGAGCTTGAGTTCTTCGAAGACGATTCCCTGGATTACATTGACAATATCGAACGTTTACTGCACACCTGA
- a CDS encoding ABC transporter ATP-binding protein, whose translation MNKLLRIFRYVKPYWGYALLNILFNILSVLFSLFSFALFIPVLQMLFQTTEIPSSAPSFSFGDFHTWKGNFYYYIGQWISNFGEVKVLLYICILIIVLYFFRNLFRYLAMYYLAPVRNGVVKDLRNDMYHRILILPLAYFTEQRKGDILSRMSGDVQEVEWSIMSSLEMVFREPIAIVSYLVTLFFISPSLTAFVLVLLPFSAFGINRLGKSLRRTSMKGQRKMGELMSIIEESISGLRIIKAFNAIGKRNDFFLENNSAYTRLMIRLYRKRDLASPLSEFLGAIVLVGVLWFGGKMVLKPDSVLDAATFIVYLGIFSQVIPPSKAFTTAFYNIQKGAASVERIEQILQAEEVIVEKPDAIPITGFHHQIEFRQVCFSYAREEQSGEDNQVLRNIQLIIPKGKAIAVVGPSGAGKTSLINLLPRFYDVTSGDIFIDGYPIRDLVISDLRGLMGIVTQEPILFNDTVFNNIVLGKEGATPEEVRQAAQIANAHEFIMKMEHGYETFIGDLGGKLSGGQKQRISIARAVLKNPPILLLDEATSSLDTESERLVQEALFSLMKNRTSIVIAHRLSTVQYADEIIVLDKGSIFERGTHQELIAKNGVYKKLHSLQSFTS comes from the coding sequence ATGAATAAACTCCTCAGGATTTTCAGGTATGTTAAGCCCTACTGGGGCTACGCCCTTCTGAATATTCTTTTCAATATCCTGTCCGTACTCTTCTCGCTTTTTTCCTTTGCCCTGTTTATTCCTGTCTTGCAGATGCTGTTTCAGACAACGGAGATCCCATCTTCTGCTCCTTCGTTCTCCTTTGGTGATTTCCATACCTGGAAGGGAAATTTCTATTACTATATCGGTCAGTGGATCAGTAATTTCGGTGAGGTCAAGGTTCTCCTGTACATTTGCATTCTGATCATTGTCCTGTATTTCTTCAGAAATCTTTTCCGTTATCTGGCCATGTATTACCTGGCTCCCGTCCGTAACGGTGTGGTAAAGGACCTGAGGAATGACATGTATCACCGGATCCTGATCCTGCCGTTGGCCTATTTTACCGAACAGCGCAAGGGCGACATCCTGTCGCGTATGAGTGGCGACGTCCAGGAAGTTGAATGGTCGATCATGAGTTCACTGGAGATGGTCTTCCGTGAGCCGATCGCGATCGTATCCTACCTGGTCACCCTGTTCTTCATCAGTCCTTCCCTGACGGCCTTTGTGCTTGTTTTACTGCCTTTCAGTGCTTTTGGCATCAACAGGCTGGGCAAGAGCCTGAGGCGGACTTCAATGAAAGGCCAGCGCAAAATGGGCGAGCTGATGTCCATCATTGAGGAATCCATATCAGGATTAAGGATCATTAAAGCTTTCAATGCCATTGGGAAGAGGAATGATTTTTTTCTGGAGAATAACTCGGCCTATACCCGTTTGATGATCAGGCTGTACCGGAAGCGGGATCTGGCATCTCCCCTGAGTGAATTCCTCGGGGCAATCGTTCTGGTCGGGGTATTATGGTTTGGCGGAAAGATGGTCCTTAAGCCGGATTCAGTGCTCGACGCCGCCACGTTCATTGTTTATCTTGGAATCTTTTCCCAGGTCATTCCACCTTCAAAAGCCTTTACCACTGCGTTCTACAATATTCAGAAAGGAGCCGCCTCTGTGGAACGTATTGAACAAATACTTCAGGCTGAAGAAGTTATTGTGGAAAAACCGGATGCCATTCCCATAACCGGATTTCATCATCAGATCGAATTCAGGCAGGTATGCTTCTCCTATGCCAGGGAAGAACAGTCAGGGGAAGACAATCAGGTGCTCAGGAATATCCAGTTGATCATCCCCAAGGGAAAGGCCATTGCGGTGGTGGGCCCCTCGGGGGCCGGCAAGACCTCGTTGATCAACCTGTTACCGCGGTTCTATGATGTTACCTCCGGGGATATCTTCATCGATGGATACCCGATCAGGGATCTTGTCATTTCCGACCTCCGGGGATTGATGGGCATCGTGACCCAGGAACCCATTTTGTTCAACGATACGGTTTTTAACAACATTGTTTTGGGCAAAGAGGGTGCTACACCCGAGGAGGTCCGCCAGGCAGCTCAGATTGCCAATGCCCACGAATTCATCATGAAGATGGAGCACGGTTACGAAACGTTCATTGGTGATCTGGGCGGAAAACTTTCAGGAGGGCAGAAGCAGCGGATCAGCATTGCCAGGGCTGTTTTGAAGAACCCCCCCATTTTGCTGCTGGATGAGGCCACCTCTTCCCTGGATACCGAGTCGGAACGCCTTGTCCAGGAAGCTTTGTTCAGCCTGATGAAGAACCGGACATCGATCGTCATTGCGCACCGTCTGTCCACCGTCCAGTACGCCGATGAGATCATCGTCCTGGACAAGGGCAGCATTTTCGAACGCGGTACGCACCAGGAGCTCATTGCAAAGAACGGGGTTTACAAAAAGCTACATTCCCTGCAGTCGTTCACATCCTAA